Proteins encoded by one window of Halomonas chromatireducens:
- a CDS encoding I78 family peptidase inhibitor encodes MNQTNPPREPAPEPPRVSSEGDVCGASRVQDRVGRHYDEALGESMREQSGAGTLRVMRPGHAYTLEYREDRLNVRVDENEVITDIGCG; translated from the coding sequence ATGAACCAGACCAACCCACCCCGTGAACCGGCCCCTGAGCCTCCCCGCGTCAGTAGTGAAGGGGATGTCTGTGGCGCGAGCCGTGTCCAGGACCGTGTCGGACGCCACTATGACGAGGCGCTGGGCGAGTCGATGCGTGAACAGAGCGGTGCCGGTACGCTGCGTGTGATGCGCCCCGGCCACGCCTATACCCTCGAGTACCGCGAGGATCGTCTCAACGTTCGTGTCGACGAGAACGAGGTGATCACCGACATCGGCTGCGGCTGA
- a CDS encoding nickel/cobalt transporter, with product MRLSAMRLQGRGWLFGVGLMLAAILVLLITQGSFQSLSFQLVSWQRDFHRALTMAITDLSGTPSPATWMALLGISFGYGVFHAAGPGHRKAVLTTYLLTQGGAVRRALALSFAASLLQGVVAISLVVVLVHGLGWVTRQAMGSVVWVEQASFLMVALLGAWLCLRAIRQLRGPAPHRHADSPPGAAAEHASEHAADPDHGHEHCCGGHHHVDPRQAADWRTALATVVAIGIRPCSGGVLLLGAATLLGQFPVGVAAVLVMSLGTALTVSGLALASVVARGWAERRLARQSSMARAGRVLGWASLAGGLAIMALGISLSVTGVSQPSSAPLLGEPPSRGAGAESPARSSPFGGGG from the coding sequence ATGCGATTGAGTGCCATGCGCCTGCAGGGCAGAGGGTGGTTGTTCGGGGTTGGCCTGATGCTGGCTGCCATTCTCGTCCTGCTGATCACTCAGGGAAGCTTCCAGTCGCTGAGCTTTCAACTGGTCTCCTGGCAGCGGGATTTTCACCGTGCCCTCACCATGGCGATCACCGATCTCTCCGGGACGCCCTCGCCGGCCACCTGGATGGCACTGCTGGGCATCAGCTTCGGCTACGGGGTCTTCCACGCCGCGGGGCCCGGTCACCGCAAGGCGGTATTGACCACCTACCTGCTCACCCAGGGTGGAGCGGTGCGCCGTGCGCTGGCCCTCTCCTTTGCCGCTTCGCTGCTGCAGGGCGTCGTCGCCATCAGCCTGGTCGTCGTGCTGGTCCATGGGCTGGGCTGGGTCACTCGCCAGGCCATGGGTAGCGTGGTCTGGGTCGAACAGGCCAGCTTCCTGATGGTGGCGCTGTTGGGGGCCTGGCTTTGCCTGCGTGCCATTCGACAGCTGCGAGGCCCAGCACCCCACCGTCATGCCGACTCGCCGCCCGGCGCTGCTGCGGAGCATGCATCAGAGCATGCCGCGGACCCTGATCATGGTCATGAGCACTGCTGCGGGGGGCATCACCACGTGGACCCCCGGCAGGCCGCCGACTGGCGGACCGCGCTGGCTACTGTCGTCGCCATCGGCATCCGTCCCTGCAGCGGCGGCGTGTTGCTGCTGGGTGCGGCGACCCTGCTGGGCCAGTTTCCGGTTGGCGTGGCGGCGGTGCTGGTCATGTCGCTGGGCACGGCATTGACTGTCTCCGGCCTGGCTCTGGCCAGTGTTGTCGCCCGTGGCTGGGCCGAGCGGCGACTGGCACGGCAGAGCAGCATGGCGCGCGCCGGCAGAGTGCTGGGCTGGGCGTCGCTGGCCGGTGGGCTGGCCATCATGGCGCTTGGCATCTCGCTTTCCGTCACAGGGGTGAGCCAGCCCTCTTCGGCGCCGCTGCTGGGCGAGCCGCCTTCCCGTGGCGCGGGCGCCGAATCACCCGCCCGGAGCAGCCCCTTCGGTGGTGGAGGCTGA
- a CDS encoding HIT domain-containing protein, whose amino-acid sequence MTSIELDERLVQDSYPVTELPLCQLRLMDDARFPWLVLIPRRRGVSEVFELNEGDQQQLWREATLVGQMLKALTKGDKLNIASLGNVVAQLHVHVVVRRRDDAAWPAPVWGHGEPEPYDLDSLASMRDHLLAQVERLKLMTPGSASTTEGAAPGG is encoded by the coding sequence ATGACATCCATTGAACTCGATGAACGGCTGGTCCAGGACAGTTACCCGGTTACCGAGCTACCCCTTTGTCAGCTTCGGCTGATGGATGATGCTCGCTTTCCTTGGCTGGTACTGATCCCCCGCCGCCGTGGCGTGAGCGAGGTATTCGAACTGAACGAAGGGGACCAGCAGCAGCTCTGGCGCGAAGCCACTCTGGTCGGCCAGATGCTGAAAGCGCTGACCAAGGGAGACAAGCTCAACATTGCCAGCCTCGGCAATGTGGTGGCCCAGCTCCACGTGCATGTCGTTGTCAGGCGCAGAGACGATGCTGCCTGGCCGGCACCCGTTTGGGGCCATGGTGAGCCCGAGCCCTATGACCTGGACAGCCTGGCCAGCATGCGGGACCACCTGCTGGCCCAGGTCGAGCGACTAAAACTGATGACGCCGGGCTCAGCCTCCACCACCGAAGGGGCTGCTCCGGGCGGGTGA
- a CDS encoding iron ABC transporter substrate-binding protein: protein MRKTLFTVTAVATTLLAAPLASAASLTLYSGRGESMVEPVVKQFEKDTGISVQVRYGDTAQLAVLLQEEGNRSPADLYWGQDAGAMGAISQAGLLAELPADIYEGLPSIYTSESGNWVAASGRARVVAYSPERVDEGELPESVFDLTDERYKGRVGWAPTNGSFQSFLTAMRVEHGDDTTREWLEGMRDNGAVTFRNNTTQVQGIAGGEIDFGLVNNYYLPRFKASDADYPVEQAFFADGDIGNLVNVAGIAVVGSSDSQEEAIEFVRYLLSPAAQQYFTGSVYEYPVTRGVIQNPTLEDFDRLLEVSPQIDLDELEDLEGTLNLLRDVGLL from the coding sequence ATGCGCAAGACGCTGTTTACTGTAACCGCTGTCGCAACCACCCTGCTTGCCGCTCCGCTGGCCTCCGCCGCCAGCCTGACGCTCTATTCGGGGCGTGGCGAGTCGATGGTCGAGCCAGTCGTCAAACAGTTCGAGAAGGACACGGGCATCAGCGTGCAGGTCCGCTATGGCGACACGGCCCAGCTGGCCGTATTGCTGCAGGAAGAGGGCAACCGTTCACCGGCCGATCTCTACTGGGGCCAGGATGCCGGGGCCATGGGCGCCATCAGCCAGGCCGGTCTGCTTGCCGAACTGCCGGCCGATATCTATGAAGGCTTGCCAAGCATTTACACCAGCGAGTCCGGCAACTGGGTTGCTGCCAGCGGCCGCGCGCGGGTCGTCGCCTACTCACCGGAGCGGGTCGACGAGGGCGAGCTGCCCGAGAGCGTCTTCGACCTCACCGATGAGCGCTATAAAGGGCGTGTCGGCTGGGCCCCCACCAATGGCTCCTTCCAGTCCTTCCTGACCGCCATGCGCGTCGAACATGGCGATGACACAACCCGTGAATGGCTGGAAGGCATGCGTGACAATGGCGCAGTTACCTTCCGCAACAATACCACCCAGGTGCAGGGCATCGCCGGCGGTGAAATCGACTTCGGCCTGGTCAATAACTACTACCTGCCACGCTTCAAGGCGAGCGATGCCGACTACCCGGTGGAACAGGCTTTCTTCGCCGACGGTGATATCGGCAACCTGGTGAACGTGGCCGGTATCGCCGTGGTCGGCAGCAGCGACAGTCAGGAAGAGGCCATCGAGTTCGTGCGCTACCTGCTCTCGCCGGCCGCCCAACAGTACTTCACCGGCAGCGTGTACGAGTACCCGGTGACCCGCGGCGTCATCCAGAACCCGACTCTCGAAGATTTTGATCGCCTTCTCGAGGTGTCCCCCCAGATCGACCTGGACGAGCTCGAGGATCTCGAAGGCACCCTGAACCTACTGCGCGATGTCGGCCTGCTGTAA
- a CDS encoding entericidin A/B family lipoprotein has protein sequence MKRAIALSFALLMTAGALAGCNTMQGAGEDVERGGQAVQDAAD, from the coding sequence ATGAAGAGAGCCATTGCCCTTAGCTTTGCCCTGCTGATGACCGCCGGTGCCCTCGCAGGCTGCAACACCATGCAAGGTGCCGGAGAGGATGTGGAGCGCGGCGGACAGGCTGTACAGGATGCCGCCGATTAA
- a CDS encoding Dps family protein, protein MSDTNAIGLHESSASQLAEKLNALLANYQIFYMNVRGYHWNVKGPQFFELHTKFEEFYTDLLTKVDEVAERILTLGHQPAHAYSDYVAMAVIAEDKDVHDGEACVRGVLKGYQTLIELQREILALASDADDEGTAAQAGDYIREQEKTVWMLNAYLG, encoded by the coding sequence ATGAGCGACACCAATGCCATCGGCCTGCACGAGAGCAGCGCCAGCCAGCTTGCCGAAAAGCTCAACGCCCTGCTGGCCAACTATCAGATTTTCTACATGAATGTGCGTGGCTACCACTGGAACGTGAAGGGTCCCCAGTTCTTCGAGCTGCATACCAAGTTCGAGGAGTTCTACACCGACCTGTTGACCAAGGTGGATGAGGTGGCCGAGCGTATCCTGACCCTGGGGCATCAGCCAGCCCACGCCTACAGTGACTATGTGGCCATGGCGGTGATCGCCGAAGACAAGGACGTACACGATGGCGAAGCCTGCGTACGAGGCGTGCTCAAGGGTTATCAAACGCTGATTGAGCTGCAGCGCGAAATTCTTGCCCTGGCGTCCGATGCCGATGACGAAGGCACCGCTGCCCAGGCCGGTGACTATATTCGCGAGCAGGAAAAGACCGTCTGGATGCTCAACGCCTACCTAGGCTGA
- a CDS encoding TRAP transporter small permease subunit, which yields MNAIAKAIDTLNETLGRVIAPLIAIITLVVLYDIALRFFTGRPSDWAFDITKMLFGAHFMLMAAYGLRHHAHVEVDVLKRLLTRRKQAAIELLGYLIFFVPFIWMLLTFGWSFFMRSYSRSETTYGMVSIPVYPIKGVIVVAAFLILLQAIAIVIRAIQQLREKTA from the coding sequence ATGAATGCGATTGCCAAGGCGATCGACACGCTCAATGAGACACTCGGGCGTGTCATTGCGCCGTTGATTGCCATCATCACCCTGGTGGTGCTTTACGACATTGCCTTGCGCTTCTTTACCGGGCGCCCGAGCGATTGGGCCTTCGATATCACCAAGATGCTGTTCGGCGCCCATTTCATGCTGATGGCCGCCTATGGCCTGCGCCATCACGCCCACGTCGAGGTCGATGTGCTCAAGCGCCTGCTCACGCGCCGCAAGCAGGCCGCCATCGAACTGCTCGGCTATCTGATCTTCTTCGTACCCTTCATCTGGATGCTGCTGACCTTCGGCTGGAGCTTCTTCATGCGTTCCTACAGCCGCAGTGAGACCACCTATGGCATGGTCTCGATACCGGTCTACCCGATCAAGGGCGTGATCGTGGTGGCCGCTTTCCTGATCCTCCTGCAGGCCATCGCCATCGTCATCCGTGCCATTCAGCAGCTTCGGGAGAAAACCGCATGA
- a CDS encoding tetratricopeptide repeat protein yields the protein MKKTLFISMATLLTSLLLTACSPASGEPPAHYLERAGTALMEAMGDTEQLENVLAIYDEGLERHPDNAELLNSRAQLLASLGRYEEAKRDLDELHEEGLHKEGMLLRCMLHERLEGATDDALACYAEVEAAYVLASEPDDYPNANHILAARLAGSPEADALLLEWQDSDDPMKNPMLGEMLEMEREALIKQLLP from the coding sequence GTGAAGAAAACCCTGTTCATCTCGATGGCCACCCTGCTTACCTCCCTACTACTGACTGCCTGCTCGCCGGCCAGCGGCGAGCCACCGGCACACTATCTAGAGCGCGCCGGCACCGCCCTTATGGAAGCCATGGGCGATACGGAGCAGCTCGAGAACGTTCTTGCGATATACGATGAAGGGCTGGAACGACACCCTGACAACGCCGAATTGCTCAATAGCCGCGCGCAGCTCCTCGCCAGCCTCGGCCGGTACGAGGAAGCCAAACGCGACCTGGATGAACTGCACGAAGAAGGATTACACAAGGAGGGAATGCTGCTGCGCTGCATGCTGCATGAGCGCCTGGAAGGAGCCACGGACGATGCCTTGGCGTGCTATGCGGAGGTGGAGGCCGCCTATGTCCTGGCTAGCGAGCCAGACGACTATCCCAACGCCAACCACATCCTGGCGGCTCGCCTGGCCGGCTCTCCCGAGGCCGATGCGCTATTGCTGGAATGGCAGGACAGCGACGATCCGATGAAGAATCCAATGCTGGGGGAAATGCTGGAGATGGAGAGGGAGGCGTTGATAAAGCAGTTGCTGCCGTAA
- a CDS encoding acetyl-CoA hydrolase/transferase C-terminal domain-containing protein yields the protein MSYQDADQCVDQVIERVGKNIVLGLPLGLGKPLRFVNALYARAQRDPTIKLHIVTALSLLAPAGGSSLERRFMGPFVERLYGDIPELAYARDAQANRLPDNVTVSEFFFQAGNLKNNTDQQRHYICTNYTHALRDLMAQGINVLAQLVAPDEQGEAVSLSCNPDMTLDALLWLREQPYATVCVAETNRHLPYLGNDAAVARTDFDLLLENPDTEYPLFSAPQTPISSEDHLIGFYASCLLKDAGTLQIGIGSLGAALVHSTLLRQRDNARWQAIYQDLQVAERFPVAEQWGDTQPFSQGLYGCSEMMVDGFIYLMEGDVLKRRVFADADFQEAINRGEIDPESSDHPDAAKGMVMHGGFYVGPRRFYDKLHALSDAERASINMTSVNYINDLYDHRFGNQRLKVAQRQHARFINSAMLCTIDGAVVSDGLEDGRVISGVGGQYNFVAMAHELSGARSVITLRSTRESGGETRSNILFSYGHCTIPRHLRDIVVTEYGIADLRGRSDEEVCLALIAIADARFQSELLAQAKDAGKVAADVEIPALWRDNTPEQLAQQFERMGGEQVFSRFPFGTDFTDEELTLGKALKQLKARTATRSGKLKALLGALSAGQASDAEQSLLARLELDRPSGWNEHLERRLVLQALRSK from the coding sequence GTGAGTTATCAGGATGCTGACCAGTGCGTTGATCAGGTCATCGAGCGGGTGGGCAAGAACATTGTGTTGGGGCTGCCGCTGGGGCTGGGCAAACCCCTGCGGTTTGTGAACGCCCTCTATGCCCGCGCCCAGCGTGATCCGACGATCAAGCTGCATATCGTCACCGCGCTCTCTTTGCTGGCACCGGCGGGCGGCTCCTCCCTGGAGCGCCGTTTCATGGGGCCTTTTGTCGAGCGGCTGTACGGCGATATCCCCGAGCTGGCCTATGCTCGGGATGCCCAGGCCAACCGCCTGCCGGACAATGTCACGGTGTCCGAATTCTTTTTCCAGGCAGGCAACCTGAAGAACAACACCGACCAGCAGCGCCACTATATCTGCACCAACTACACTCACGCGCTGCGCGATTTGATGGCCCAGGGCATCAATGTGCTGGCTCAGTTGGTAGCGCCCGATGAGCAGGGCGAAGCGGTGAGCCTGAGCTGCAATCCGGACATGACCCTGGATGCGTTGCTCTGGCTGCGCGAGCAACCCTATGCCACCGTTTGTGTCGCGGAAACCAATCGGCACCTGCCGTATCTGGGTAATGACGCGGCTGTGGCGCGTACCGACTTTGACCTGCTGCTGGAAAACCCGGATACCGAGTATCCGCTGTTCAGCGCACCCCAGACGCCCATCTCGTCAGAAGATCACCTGATCGGCTTCTACGCCAGTTGCTTGCTGAAGGATGCCGGCACGCTGCAAATCGGCATCGGTTCCCTGGGGGCGGCGCTGGTGCATAGCACCCTGTTGCGCCAGCGGGACAACGCCCGCTGGCAAGCGATTTACCAGGACCTGCAGGTGGCCGAGCGGTTTCCGGTGGCCGAGCAGTGGGGTGACACCCAGCCCTTCAGCCAGGGGCTGTATGGCTGCAGCGAGATGATGGTGGATGGCTTTATCTACCTGATGGAAGGCGATGTGCTCAAGCGCCGGGTCTTTGCCGACGCCGACTTCCAGGAAGCGATCAACCGGGGCGAGATCGACCCGGAGAGCAGCGACCACCCCGACGCGGCCAAGGGTATGGTGATGCACGGCGGCTTTTACGTGGGGCCTCGGCGCTTCTACGACAAGCTGCACGCGCTGTCCGACGCCGAGCGCGCCAGCATCAACATGACCAGCGTCAACTACATCAATGACCTCTATGATCACCGCTTCGGGAATCAGCGGCTCAAGGTGGCCCAGCGCCAGCATGCGCGGTTTATCAACTCTGCCATGCTATGCACGATCGATGGGGCGGTGGTATCGGATGGCCTGGAGGATGGCCGGGTGATCAGCGGTGTGGGCGGGCAGTACAATTTTGTCGCCATGGCCCACGAGCTGAGCGGGGCTCGCTCGGTCATTACCCTGCGCAGCACCCGCGAGAGCGGCGGCGAAACCCGGTCCAATATTCTGTTCAGCTACGGCCACTGCACCATTCCCCGCCACCTGCGCGATATCGTGGTGACCGAGTACGGTATCGCCGATTTGCGTGGTCGCTCTGATGAGGAGGTGTGCCTGGCGTTGATCGCCATTGCCGATGCGCGTTTCCAGTCCGAGCTGCTGGCTCAGGCCAAGGATGCCGGCAAAGTGGCCGCCGACGTCGAGATTCCCGCGCTCTGGCGGGACAATACCCCCGAGCAACTGGCGCAGCAGTTTGAACGGATGGGCGGCGAGCAGGTCTTCTCCCGGTTTCCGTTCGGCACCGACTTTACCGACGAGGAGCTGACCCTGGGCAAGGCCCTCAAGCAGCTCAAGGCGCGCACCGCCACCCGAAGCGGCAAGCTGAAAGCGCTGCTGGGCGCACTGAGTGCAGGCCAAGCCAGCGACGCTGAACAGTCGTTGCTGGCCCGGCTTGAGCTGGATCGGCCCAGCGGCTGGAACGAACACCTGGAGCGGCGGTTGGTGCTGCAGGCGCTGCGATCGAAATAG
- a CDS encoding TRAP transporter large permease, with amino-acid sequence MSLSAELLTLVMFSGLLVGLFMGHPLAFVLGGVAVIGAYLGPGPRVLGTIINNIYGNAMDNYVLVAIPLFVLMARFLNDSGVTEKMFDVMRLLLANLRGGLALTVVIVSVLLAATTGIVGASIAVMGMIALAPMLKYGYNKELSSGVIMASGCLGILIPPSIMLILMASYSPVSVGALFAGALIPGLMLGTMYALYVLIICYIKPSYGPPVPPAERAETSTGQLLIMLAKYVVPPMGLILGVLGALFTGIATATEASAIGVGIAFLLFLIFGDRKIKTCFHTLIEAGKTTTMVMLVLVGATAFTGVFSRGGGMTVISDLVLAMPGGTTGALILMLFLVFLLGMFLDWTGIVLLSFPIMLPIVQQMGIDVLWFVVMVAVVLQTSFLTPPFGYALFYLKGVAPPGVEIVDLYKAVIPFVALIVLACLLMAFFPALITGLPALLVGY; translated from the coding sequence ATGAGTCTGAGTGCAGAACTGCTTACCCTGGTCATGTTCAGCGGCCTGCTGGTCGGCCTGTTCATGGGCCATCCGCTGGCCTTCGTGCTGGGTGGGGTGGCGGTGATCGGGGCCTATCTCGGCCCTGGGCCGCGGGTATTGGGCACTATCATCAACAATATCTATGGCAACGCCATGGACAACTATGTGCTGGTGGCGATTCCGCTCTTCGTACTGATGGCACGCTTTCTCAATGATTCGGGCGTCACCGAGAAGATGTTCGATGTCATGCGCCTGTTGCTGGCCAATCTTCGTGGTGGACTGGCGCTGACGGTGGTCATCGTCTCGGTGCTGCTCGCCGCCACTACCGGCATCGTCGGGGCGTCGATCGCTGTCATGGGCATGATCGCCCTCGCACCGATGCTCAAGTACGGCTACAACAAGGAGCTCAGCTCCGGGGTGATCATGGCCAGCGGCTGCCTCGGCATCCTGATCCCGCCGAGCATCATGCTGATCCTGATGGCCAGCTATTCGCCGGTGTCGGTGGGGGCGCTGTTCGCCGGGGCGCTGATCCCGGGCCTGATGCTGGGGACGATGTACGCGCTCTATGTGCTCATCATCTGCTACATCAAACCCTCCTATGGCCCTCCCGTGCCTCCGGCGGAGCGCGCCGAAACCAGTACCGGTCAGCTGCTGATCATGCTGGCGAAGTACGTGGTGCCGCCCATGGGCCTGATCCTTGGGGTGCTCGGGGCGCTCTTCACCGGGATCGCTACCGCTACCGAGGCCTCCGCCATCGGCGTGGGGATCGCCTTCCTGCTGTTCCTGATTTTCGGTGACCGCAAGATCAAAACCTGCTTTCACACCCTGATCGAGGCGGGCAAGACGACCACCATGGTGATGCTGGTGCTGGTCGGCGCCACCGCCTTTACCGGGGTCTTCTCCCGCGGCGGCGGCATGACGGTGATCAGCGACCTGGTACTGGCCATGCCCGGTGGCACCACCGGCGCGTTGATCCTGATGCTGTTCCTGGTCTTCCTGCTGGGGATGTTCCTGGACTGGACCGGCATCGTACTGCTCAGCTTCCCGATCATGCTGCCGATCGTCCAGCAGATGGGCATCGACGTGCTGTGGTTCGTGGTGATGGTGGCAGTGGTGCTGCAGACCTCCTTCCTGACACCGCCATTCGGCTACGCACTGTTCTACCTGAAGGGAGTCGCGCCACCCGGCGTCGAGATCGTCGACCTCTACAAGGCGGTGATCCCCTTCGTGGCGCTGATCGTGCTGGCCTGCCTGCTGATGGCCTTCTTCCCCGCCCTCATCACCGGCCTGCCGGCGCTACTGGTCGGCTATTGA
- a CDS encoding DUF1007 family protein, with amino-acid sequence MPSHTRFWPIWMTVLLLMPALAQAHPHGWIDMRMRLMLDDQGRLEGLHQAWRMDPFYSLIILEELGLAEGEGGLEAGLDKLGGEIRQNLAPHDYFTELQVDGEKLAVGEVTEYTVMERGGRVEFIFMLPLETPLPLSEKTLYYKVFDPTYYLEVVHEAEGKTPLDDALTVNGELTCSTRIVPADPDPELVMEAAMLDITDEAEPGLGRHFAETGEVTCD; translated from the coding sequence ATGCCGAGCCATACTCGCTTCTGGCCGATCTGGATGACGGTGCTGCTGCTGATGCCTGCTCTGGCTCAGGCACACCCCCATGGCTGGATCGACATGCGCATGCGCTTGATGCTCGACGACCAGGGACGCCTGGAAGGGCTGCATCAGGCCTGGCGAATGGACCCCTTCTATAGCCTGATCATCCTTGAGGAGCTGGGGCTGGCCGAAGGCGAAGGGGGCCTCGAGGCGGGTCTGGACAAGCTGGGTGGCGAAATACGCCAAAACCTGGCGCCCCACGACTATTTCACCGAGCTGCAGGTGGATGGCGAAAAGCTGGCCGTCGGGGAGGTAACCGAATACACCGTGATGGAGCGCGGCGGGCGCGTCGAGTTCATCTTCATGCTGCCGCTGGAGACGCCGCTGCCGCTGAGTGAGAAGACGCTGTACTACAAGGTGTTCGATCCCACCTACTACCTCGAGGTGGTGCATGAAGCCGAAGGCAAGACGCCCCTGGATGATGCCCTGACGGTCAACGGCGAGCTGACGTGCTCGACGCGTATCGTACCGGCCGACCCGGACCCCGAACTCGTCATGGAGGCCGCGATGCTGGACATCACCGATGAAGCCGAGCCGGGGCTGGGCCGTCACTTCGCCGAGACCGGGGAGGTAACATGCGATTGA
- a CDS encoding entericidin A/B family lipoprotein yields the protein MKRILPMLLVSLFALSLLSGCNTMRGAGEDIERGGEAIQRQAS from the coding sequence ATGAAACGGATACTACCCATGTTGCTGGTTTCGCTCTTTGCCCTGTCACTGCTGAGTGGCTGCAACACCATGCGTGGCGCGGGCGAGGATATCGAAAGAGGCGGCGAGGCGATTCAGCGCCAGGCAAGCTGA
- the pyk gene encoding pyruvate kinase produces MPHCQPRSPLRRTKIVATLGPASDRDGVLEAMIEAGVDVVRLNFSHGSPDDHRRRLERVREIAARLGRAVAALGDLQGPKIRIARFKDGPVMLEEGQSFLLDMALDADAGDVTRVGCDYKTLADDVAPGDRLLLDDGRLVLHVNRVADHLIHTSVVVGGKLSNNKGINKEGGGLSAPALTDKDRADLKTAIDIGVDYLAVSFPRSAADMQEARALLGETGKEIGLVAKLERAEAVADAATLDGIIEASEAVMVARGDLGVEIGDAELIGMQKRIIKRARTLNRAVITATQMMESMITSPLPTRAEVFDVANAVLDGTDAVMLSAETAAGDFPVETIAAINRVCLGAERERIAQESGHRIHEGFSRIDETIALSAMYAANHLTGVAAIACMTSTGYTPLIASRIRSGLPIVGLAHSPVAQRRMALYRGVVSLPFDTSEMAPTELNERALALLVEQGIXVAVCAMGAMSPGPSLALVLRHLVVGAADLEGVDRLQVLPLDQDGVVEAPREEGEPLR; encoded by the coding sequence ATGCCCCACTGCCAACCTCGCTCTCCCCTTCGTCGCACCAAGATCGTCGCCACCCTGGGTCCGGCCAGCGACCGCGACGGCGTGCTGGAAGCGATGATCGAGGCCGGCGTCGACGTGGTGCGCCTCAACTTCTCCCACGGTTCGCCCGACGACCACCGCCGCCGCCTCGAGCGGGTGCGCGAGATCGCCGCCCGCCTGGGCCGGGCCGTGGCCGCCCTGGGCGACCTGCAGGGCCCCAAGATCCGCATCGCCCGCTTCAAGGATGGGCCGGTAATGCTCGAGGAGGGGCAGTCCTTCCTGCTCGACATGGCGCTGGACGCCGATGCCGGTGACGTGACCCGGGTCGGCTGCGACTACAAGACCCTGGCCGATGACGTCGCCCCCGGCGACCGCCTGCTGCTCGACGACGGCCGGCTGGTGCTGCATGTGAACCGGGTGGCCGACCACCTGATCCACACCAGCGTGGTGGTGGGCGGCAAGCTCTCCAACAACAAGGGCATCAACAAGGAGGGCGGCGGGCTCTCGGCCCCGGCGCTCACCGACAAGGACCGCGCCGACCTCAAGACCGCCATCGACATCGGCGTCGACTACCTGGCGGTCTCGTTCCCCCGCAGCGCCGCCGACATGCAGGAAGCGCGGGCGCTGTTGGGCGAGACGGGGAAAGAGATCGGCCTGGTGGCCAAGCTCGAACGCGCCGAGGCGGTGGCCGACGCGGCGACGCTCGACGGCATCATCGAGGCCAGTGAGGCGGTGATGGTAGCCCGCGGCGACCTGGGGGTGGAGATTGGCGACGCCGAGCTGATCGGCATGCAGAAGCGCATCATCAAGCGCGCCCGCACCCTGAACCGGGCGGTGATCACGGCAACCCAGATGATGGAGTCGATGATCACCTCGCCGCTGCCCACCCGGGCCGAGGTGTTCGACGTGGCCAACGCGGTGCTCGACGGCACCGATGCGGTGATGCTCTCCGCCGAGACCGCCGCCGGGGACTTCCCGGTGGAGACCATCGCGGCGATCAACCGCGTCTGCCTCGGCGCCGAGCGCGAGAGGATCGCCCAGGAGTCCGGTCACCGCATCCACGAGGGCTTCTCGCGGATCGACGAGACCATCGCCCTGTCGGCGATGTACGCCGCCAACCACCTCACCGGCGTGGCGGCCATCGCCTGCATGACCTCCACCGGCTACACGCCGCTGATCGCCTCGCGCATCCGCTCGGGCCTGCCCATCGTCGGCCTGGCCCACAGCCCGGTGGCCCAGCGGCGCATGGCGCTCTACCGCGGCGTGGTCTCGCTGCCCTTCGACACCAGCGAGATGGCGCCCACCGAACTCAATGAGCGAGCGCTGGCGCTGCTGGTCGAGCAGGGCATTGNGGTGGCGGTCTGCGCCATGGGGGCCATGTCCCCCGGACCCAGCCTGGCACTGGTGCTGCGCCATCTTGTTGTAGGCGCCGCGGATCTTGAAGGAGTAGACCGGCTGCAGGTCCTCCCGCTTGATCAGGATGGTGTTGTTGAAGCGCCGCGAGAGGAAGGCGAGCCTCTCCGGTAG